Part of the Eshraghiella crossota genome is shown below.
GCAACATTATTTATATGAATGATGAAGCAAGACAAAAAGTACTTGTTAATCTGAAAGCTATGAATTTTTTCAGAAACAGGAATGAATTGCAGAAAGTTATCGGCAATAAGAAAAAGGTCAGGTTCAGAATGACCTGTAACGGTGAAAATAATCTTACAGGTGTTTTCTATAGGATGAATTTTGAAAATGAGGATGCGGTTATAGCATACTTTGACAAAAATGTCTCACCGGATGCGGATTCTGATACAACGATTATTCTTGATGGCTTTTACAGGCAGTATTATTCCGTATTTATGGTAAACGGTAATACAGGAAAATATAATATATTGTATTCCAACGGTACGCTTACGAAGTATTCCGAAAGCTTTAGCGATTATACGGAACTTATAAGAGATTACTGCAATAATTATGTATGCGGGAAAGACCGGGTTAAAGTAAGAAGAGAATCGGATATTAACAATATAATAAGACGACTTAACGAAAGCGGACCATATCAGGTTAACTATCAGATGAATGACGGAGAATGGAGAGCTTTGAAGTTTATGCCGGTTAAAGACGAGTATAATGATAATCTTTTTATGGCAGGCGTTGTTATATTTGATAAAGAGATGCAGAATTACCAGCGTGTGAAGAATCTTCAGGAGACAATTTCAGGATTGACAGAGACATATCAGATGATATGCAGGGTTAATCTTGACAATGGTAAGAAAGAGATACTGCTCAATAACGAAGATGGTACGGATGGTCTCTACATAACACAGTTTATTAATGAAAATTATTCAATATATGGCAAAGTATATGTTGACCCGTCATTCAGAAGTGAACTTCATTCCACAATAACCCATAAAGCGGTTAAGGAATATTTTAAATATAATGATGATATAATAACCAAATATTTTAAGGAAATCAACGGCAAATGGATTGAAATTAAAGTAGCCAAAGATGCTAATTATACAGAAGACAGCCCATACGTTGTATATGCGGTCAAAGAATGTACGGATAAAATCGAATCAGAGAACCGTGGTATAGTAAGTGAGACTGCATTATCCAAAGTATTTATTGCAGCATTGATTATTGATACCGAAAAGGATGAATACGAGTCCGTATATAAAGTTGAACATATAAAAGGAATTGCCAGAAAAGGTTCATTCGGGAATCTTATGGACAATTTCAGGACAATTATCAATAAAGACGATTATGATGAATTTGAAAACACATTAAAAAAAGCCGGCAGTATGTACAGCGGATTTGCTGAATGTGAATTTCAGGCAATAGACGAGGACAGTAATGAACATTTCTATGATGGAATGGCAACCAATATCCATCTTCCGGGCGGAGACAAGCTTTTACTGCTTATAATGGATAATGATGAACGTGTTGCTAACAGGACAAACCTTATTTCCTTAAATAAAGAATACGATATGACGAGGACTGTCCTTTATACATTAGGTGATGCGTATTTCGGTATGTATTATTTTGATTTTACGGCAGGAACAATCAAAACACTCCGTCTGCCGGTTGACCTTTGCGATATTTTTGAAAGGACGCAGAGAATAGAGGAATTTACTGATGAATACGTTTCAAGAATTGTCCATCCTGATGATGAGATGAATATACGCAGATGTAATTCAAGGGAATATCTCGATGAAATGATGGCAAATGGTAAAGATGAGATATATTGCGAATACAGAAGACTTGTTGATAATGAATATAAATGGGTACGTCTTGATATAAAAATTACTAAATTCTGTGACGGGCATACGATGGAAGCCGTCTATGCCTTAAAAGATATCCATGAAGAAAGGGATATGGAATTAAAAAGAAATAAGCAGCTTGTGGAGGCAACAGATGCTGCCAACAGAGCTAATAAAGCAAAAAGTAATTTCCTTTCAAATATGTCCCATGATATAAGAACTCCTCTCAATGCAATTATCGGCATGACCGATATGGCAATTAATCATATAGAAAACAGACAGCGTGTATACAGTAATCTTATGAAAATAAAGAGTTCCGGTAGGATTCTCTTATACCTGGTAAATAACATACTTGATATGTCATATATAGAAAGTGGTAAGGTTGTAGTAAATGAAAGTCCGTTGTCCCTTGCAGATTTATTTCATAGTGTGGCTACCATGGTTCAGGGACAGATTAAGGAAAAACATCTTAAATTTAAGGTATACGCAAAAAATGTAAAAAATGAGATAGTGCTTTCCGATAAGTCTACCCTTAATAAGATAATAATTAATCTTTTGGGTAATTCGATAAAATATACAAAAGAATATGGACTTGTATCGTTAAGCATTGAAGAACAGCCTACAGAAATAACTGATCTTTCAAATTATATAATAAAAATATCGGACACCGGAATCGGTATGTCAGAAGATTTCGTTAAAAGGATGTTTGAGCCTTTTGAAAGAGCCAAGGACACAACTATAAGCGGTGTTGAAGGTACAGGGCTTGGAATGTCAATTACCAAACAGCTGATTGAAATTGTTGGTGGAAATATAGATGTTAAAAGTGAACTTAATGTAGGTTCCGAATTTACTGTAACCATTCCGCTTAAACATACAGAAGCAGATGACGAAGATACGACGGAATATAATATTGAAGATTATAAGGTGTTCTATATTGAAAGTGACGAAAATAACACATATAACGAGGTAAAGGAATATATAGGAACCAAGGGCCATAAGGAAGTTGTAGTGGTTACATCGTATGATATGGAAGAAGATATTCCTAAATTTGAAAAACTTGGTGTTAAAAAAATTATATCTGAACCTGTATTTAATTCGGATTTAAGGAAACTTTTTTCTGACAAGAAGAATAAGGCAAGGCTTAAAAAGGACAAAAACATATTCAAAGGCAGAAAGATACTTATTGTTGAAGACAATGAGATTAATATTGATATCATAAGTGATTACCTTGATGATGTTGAGATAAAATATGACAGTGTCAGAAATGGGCTTGATGCCTATAACAGAATTAAACAGAACCATAGCTATGATTGTGTTCTTATGGACATTAAGATGCCTGTGATGGATGGATACGAAGCAACAAGAAAGATAAGAGCACTTGACGATGATTATGTAAGAAAACTTCCTATTATTGCTATGACTGCCAATGCTTTTGCAGAAGATGTACAGAAATCAAAAGAGGCCGGAATGAACGACCATATAACCAAACCTGTTAATCTGGAATTATTTTATTCCGTTATAAAAAAACATATGATAGGAGAAGAGTGATGCAAGACTGGAAAAAAGAACTTATGGATTTTAATGTGGATGTAAACGGCTCTATCGAGCGGTTTTCAGGACGTGAGGACAGGTACGTAAAGTATCTTAAAAGATTTGGAGAGGATACTAATTTTGAAGATATGAAATATGCCGTTGAGAAAGGAGATGTGCAGGCAGCTTTTGGAGCCTGCCATACGTTAAAAGGACTTACAGGTAATTTAGGCTTTGACGGACTTACAGGTACGGTATGCGAAGTATGTGAAATTCTCCGTGCGGGAAGCCTTGAAGGTGTTAAAGAAAAAATAGAGACAGTTAATGACAATTATTTTAATATAATAAATGTAATTAAAACCTTGTTATAAAGGCATGTTTTATGTTATCATAGGTGCTATAGAAGAAGGATATTTAAGGGTACGTGTAGTATGAAAAAAAACATAAGAATAATAGTGGCAGATGATAACTCGTTGGTCAGGGAAATGTTGGTGGACGGAATTGCAGACCAGAAGGACTTTGAGATACTTGCAACCGCATCTAACGGCAGGGAGACAATAGAGTTAATTAAAGAGCATGAGCCGGATGTTGTACTTCTGGATCTTGTTATGCCTATAGTGGACGGGCTTGGCGTTATGGAGGCCGTAAGAGAGGATA
Proteins encoded:
- a CDS encoding response regulator; amino-acid sequence: MDDMRAFFNLIDDFAIVVVDYNNGNIIYMNDEARQKVLVNLKAMNFFRNRNELQKVIGNKKKVRFRMTCNGENNLTGVFYRMNFENEDAVIAYFDKNVSPDADSDTTIILDGFYRQYYSVFMVNGNTGKYNILYSNGTLTKYSESFSDYTELIRDYCNNYVCGKDRVKVRRESDINNIIRRLNESGPYQVNYQMNDGEWRALKFMPVKDEYNDNLFMAGVVIFDKEMQNYQRVKNLQETISGLTETYQMICRVNLDNGKKEILLNNEDGTDGLYITQFINENYSIYGKVYVDPSFRSELHSTITHKAVKEYFKYNDDIITKYFKEINGKWIEIKVAKDANYTEDSPYVVYAVKECTDKIESENRGIVSETALSKVFIAALIIDTEKDEYESVYKVEHIKGIARKGSFGNLMDNFRTIINKDDYDEFENTLKKAGSMYSGFAECEFQAIDEDSNEHFYDGMATNIHLPGGDKLLLLIMDNDERVANRTNLISLNKEYDMTRTVLYTLGDAYFGMYYFDFTAGTIKTLRLPVDLCDIFERTQRIEEFTDEYVSRIVHPDDEMNIRRCNSREYLDEMMANGKDEIYCEYRRLVDNEYKWVRLDIKITKFCDGHTMEAVYALKDIHEERDMELKRNKQLVEATDAANRANKAKSNFLSNMSHDIRTPLNAIIGMTDMAINHIENRQRVYSNLMKIKSSGRILLYLVNNILDMSYIESGKVVVNESPLSLADLFHSVATMVQGQIKEKHLKFKVYAKNVKNEIVLSDKSTLNKIIINLLGNSIKYTKEYGLVSLSIEEQPTEITDLSNYIIKISDTGIGMSEDFVKRMFEPFERAKDTTISGVEGTGLGMSITKQLIEIVGGNIDVKSELNVGSEFTVTIPLKHTEADDEDTTEYNIEDYKVFYIESDENNTYNEVKEYIGTKGHKEVVVVTSYDMEEDIPKFEKLGVKKIISEPVFNSDLRKLFSDKKNKARLKKDKNIFKGRKILIVEDNEINIDIISDYLDDVEIKYDSVRNGLDAYNRIKQNHSYDCVLMDIKMPVMDGYEATRKIRALDDDYVRKLPIIAMTANAFAEDVQKSKEAGMNDHITKPVNLELFYSVIKKHMIGEE
- a CDS encoding Hpt domain-containing protein, with product MQDWKKELMDFNVDVNGSIERFSGREDRYVKYLKRFGEDTNFEDMKYAVEKGDVQAAFGACHTLKGLTGNLGFDGLTGTVCEVCEILRAGSLEGVKEKIETVNDNYFNIINVIKTLL